In the genome of Nocardioides seonyuensis, one region contains:
- the def gene encoding peptide deformylase, with the protein MAAPDSTPHAPHGPLPEGGTVRPITRWGTEVMHRPQKPVTSYDASLTQLAADMVATMRAADGVGLAACQIGEDVAMFVFDCPDESGAHTVGVVCNPVLTLPEGRERKLDDGDEGCLSFPGAFVECPRPDWARVEGTGLDGTPVAFEGDGLLARCLQHETDHTLGTVFGDRLSTKSRKRLTKQHDKVADDYPLTWPAATSPT; encoded by the coding sequence ATGGCAGCCCCGGACTCCACACCGCACGCTCCGCACGGCCCTCTCCCCGAGGGTGGCACCGTACGCCCGATCACGCGCTGGGGCACCGAAGTCATGCACCGCCCGCAGAAGCCGGTGACGTCGTACGACGCCTCGCTCACCCAGCTCGCCGCCGACATGGTGGCCACGATGCGCGCCGCCGACGGGGTCGGCCTGGCCGCCTGCCAGATCGGTGAGGACGTGGCGATGTTCGTCTTCGACTGCCCCGACGAGTCCGGCGCCCACACCGTGGGCGTCGTGTGCAACCCGGTGCTCACCCTGCCGGAGGGCCGGGAGCGGAAGCTGGACGACGGCGACGAGGGGTGCCTGTCGTTCCCCGGGGCGTTCGTGGAGTGCCCGCGGCCCGACTGGGCGCGGGTGGAGGGCACGGGTCTCGACGGGACTCCCGTGGCGTTCGAGGGTGACGGCCTGCTCGCGCGTTGCCTTCAGCACGAGACCGACCACACGCTCGGCACGGTCTTCGGCGACCGCCTGTCCACCAAGTCACGCAAGCGGCTCACCAAGCAGCACGACAAGGTCGCGGACGACTACCCGCTCACCTGGCCGGCGGCGACGTCACCGACCTGA
- a CDS encoding TrmH family RNA methyltransferase, whose protein sequence is MAELVELDDPNDPRLGDYRDLRDVELRKHLEAEHGLFLAEGEKVVRRAVGAGYAPRSFLMAPRWVKGLSDVLEECDVPCFVLPEALVEQVTGFHVHRGALASMERAALPSVEQVLTGARSVLVLEDIVDHTNVGAIFRSGAALGFDAVLLAPRCADPLYRRSVKVGMGAVFSTPWTRLPEWYDALPTLSAAGFTTVALTLAPDAVPIEDAVSGVDRLALVLGSEGHGLSSRWEASADRRAIIPMRAGIDSLNVAAASAVACYIAARR, encoded by the coding sequence ATGGCTGAGCTCGTCGAGCTCGATGACCCGAACGACCCGCGGCTCGGCGACTACCGCGACCTGCGTGACGTCGAGCTGCGCAAGCACCTCGAGGCCGAGCACGGGCTCTTCCTCGCCGAGGGCGAGAAGGTCGTGCGCAGGGCGGTCGGCGCGGGCTACGCGCCTCGCTCGTTCCTCATGGCTCCGCGCTGGGTCAAGGGCCTCTCGGACGTCCTCGAGGAGTGCGACGTGCCCTGCTTCGTGCTCCCCGAGGCTCTGGTCGAGCAGGTGACCGGGTTCCACGTCCACCGCGGCGCGCTCGCCTCCATGGAACGCGCTGCACTTCCGAGCGTCGAACAGGTCCTCACCGGCGCGCGGTCGGTGCTGGTCCTGGAGGACATCGTCGACCACACCAACGTCGGTGCCATCTTCCGCAGCGGCGCCGCGCTGGGGTTCGACGCAGTGCTGCTCGCCCCGCGGTGTGCCGACCCTCTCTACCGCCGCTCGGTGAAGGTCGGGATGGGCGCGGTGTTCTCCACCCCGTGGACGCGCCTGCCCGAGTGGTACGACGCCCTGCCGACGCTGTCCGCTGCCGGCTTCACGACCGTGGCGCTGACCCTGGCGCCGGACGCCGTGCCCATCGAGGACGCCGTCTCCGGCGTCGACCGGCTCGCACTCGTCCTCGGCTCCGAGGGCCACGGCCTCTCGAGCCGGTGGGAGGCGAGCGCCGACCGCAGGGCGATCATCCCGATGAGGGCGGGGATCGACTCGCTCAACGTCGCGGCGGCCAGTGCGGTCGCGTGCTACATCGCCGCCCGTCGCTGA
- the cobA gene encoding uroporphyrinogen-III C-methyltransferase, whose protein sequence is MSDDSGTGPGPYLAGLVLAGRRVVVVGGGHVAQRRIPTLIAAGAQVVVVSPEVTPAIEGMSAETTLLLREFRESDVDDCWYVVAATDDPVVNARVAAAAEARRIFCVRSDDATGGTAWTPAVGNHGSLTVGVLGNRDPRRSAAVRDDIVTALREGLLAAPDAHDRQPGVVLVGGGPGDPDLVTVAARHALASADVVVADRLAPRELLDGLGPDVELIDVAKLPRGRYASQDFINEVIVDRARQGKRVVRFKGGDNFVFGRGFEEVLACREAGVPVSIVPGLSSAIAVPARAGIPVTHRGVAHDFTVVSGHLAPGHPDSLVSWEGLSRMQGTLVLLMAVENAAAIAHALVEGGRDAATPVAVVADGTMPAERTVLTSLGSLGEDLARHAVRPPAIIVVGDVVAVAHPDHFAPGPHSGETDG, encoded by the coding sequence ATGAGCGATGACTCCGGCACCGGGCCCGGGCCCTATCTGGCTGGCCTGGTGCTGGCGGGTCGCCGCGTCGTGGTCGTCGGTGGCGGACACGTGGCCCAGCGCCGCATCCCCACCCTCATTGCTGCTGGTGCGCAGGTCGTGGTCGTGAGCCCAGAGGTGACGCCCGCCATCGAGGGGATGTCGGCGGAGACGACCCTGCTGCTGAGGGAGTTCCGCGAGAGTGACGTCGATGACTGCTGGTACGTCGTGGCTGCCACCGACGACCCGGTCGTCAATGCTCGCGTGGCTGCTGCTGCCGAGGCACGAAGGATCTTCTGCGTCCGCAGCGACGACGCCACGGGTGGTACGGCGTGGACGCCCGCGGTGGGCAACCACGGGAGCCTCACGGTGGGCGTGCTCGGCAACCGGGACCCCCGTCGGTCCGCCGCCGTGCGCGACGACATCGTCACGGCCTTGCGCGAGGGCCTCCTGGCCGCGCCGGATGCCCACGACCGGCAACCGGGGGTCGTCCTGGTCGGTGGTGGCCCCGGCGACCCTGACCTGGTCACCGTGGCGGCTCGGCACGCACTGGCGTCCGCCGACGTGGTCGTCGCCGACCGGCTCGCGCCCCGCGAGCTGCTGGACGGCCTCGGTCCGGACGTGGAGCTGATCGACGTGGCGAAGCTCCCGCGTGGACGGTATGCCTCCCAGGACTTCATCAACGAGGTCATCGTCGACCGCGCGCGCCAGGGCAAGCGAGTCGTGCGCTTCAAGGGTGGCGACAACTTCGTCTTCGGTCGCGGGTTCGAGGAGGTCCTGGCGTGCCGTGAGGCAGGCGTGCCCGTGTCGATCGTCCCGGGGCTGTCCTCGGCGATCGCCGTGCCTGCGCGTGCCGGCATCCCGGTGACCCACCGAGGGGTGGCCCACGACTTCACGGTGGTGTCCGGACATCTTGCTCCCGGTCATCCGGACTCCCTCGTCTCCTGGGAGGGCCTCTCCCGCATGCAAGGCACCCTCGTCCTGCTGATGGCGGTCGAGAACGCCGCAGCCATCGCGCATGCCCTCGTCGAGGGCGGCCGCGACGCAGCAACACCCGTCGCCGTCGTGGCAGACGGCACGATGCCCGCGGAGCGGACGGTGCTGACGTCGCTCGGCTCCCTCGGCGAGGACCTGGCTCGCCACGCGGTCCGCCCGCCAGCCATCATCGTCGTCGGCGACGTGGTTGCGGTCGCTCACCCCGACCACTTCGCCCCGGGCCCGCACAGCGGGGAGACCGATGGCTGA
- a CDS encoding CAP domain-containing protein codes for MRLLRASLTVALACLFMMAFTPTAAQARTWAVPKTTATSAPTSLEEFETQLMVEINQARKANGLPRIARFDGCTDRMAESWGRRIVRTGAFEHRDQHQVIRRCRTSWAGETLIRGAGLSPQSMVTAWLNSPGHRVILLSKRAELAGVAVASDAQGRLVGVLNVVRTR; via the coding sequence ATGCGCCTACTTCGCGCTTCGCTGACCGTCGCGCTGGCCTGCCTGTTCATGATGGCCTTCACGCCCACGGCAGCCCAGGCCCGCACGTGGGCGGTGCCGAAGACGACCGCCACCAGCGCGCCGACCTCCCTCGAGGAGTTCGAGACCCAGCTCATGGTCGAGATCAACCAGGCGCGCAAGGCGAACGGCCTGCCTCGGATCGCCCGGTTCGACGGGTGCACCGACCGGATGGCAGAGAGCTGGGGGCGCCGCATCGTGCGGACCGGAGCCTTCGAGCACCGCGACCAGCACCAGGTCATCCGTCGCTGCCGCACATCCTGGGCGGGCGAGACCCTCATCCGTGGCGCTGGGCTGTCTCCGCAGTCGATGGTCACCGCCTGGCTCAACTCCCCCGGTCACCGCGTCATCCTGCTGAGCAAGCGCGCCGAGCTCGCGGGCGTCGCCGTGGCCAGCGACGCACAGGGCCGACTGGTCGGCGTCCTGAACGTCGTCCGTACTCGCTGA
- a CDS encoding PP2C family protein-serine/threonine phosphatase translates to MPTVLGTSRQRLNAHVQQRIEGWRTGSRGSQLFVLFLLMALAGLTLLLARSTTDLVPLTVWSLWLLVGMMTLRFGPLLVLCAVVMVCSTYAAQMVGLDGQRVVMSLLTLALASILVLFQSSRQRSGLPVALSEAVLTQLRDRLQAQGVMPELPHGWVAESATLTAHGTSYAGDFFLAEVADGRHLEMVLVDVCGKGMSVGPQALQFSGALGGLLGVMPPADLMRAANTFLIRQNAEESFATAVHLLIDLQSGTYAITSAGHPPALHWRRNPGGWFVDNARGMALGVIDDVDHEPSWGQIAPGEALMFYTDGVVEKRDADLDVGIEWLRQTAMLAVDSHGFPGLPRRILRKVRGGNDDRAVLVLRRLEN, encoded by the coding sequence GTGCCGACTGTCCTCGGGACATCGCGGCAACGCCTCAACGCCCATGTCCAGCAACGCATCGAGGGCTGGCGTACCGGCTCGCGCGGGAGCCAGCTGTTCGTCCTGTTCCTGCTGATGGCGCTCGCCGGACTCACCCTGCTCCTCGCGCGGTCCACGACGGACCTGGTGCCCCTGACGGTCTGGTCCCTGTGGCTGCTGGTGGGGATGATGACGCTGCGCTTCGGCCCGCTGCTGGTGCTCTGCGCGGTGGTGATGGTGTGCTCCACCTACGCCGCGCAGATGGTCGGCCTGGACGGGCAGCGCGTCGTCATGAGCCTGCTCACGCTGGCCTTGGCGAGCATCCTCGTGTTGTTCCAGTCGAGCCGGCAGCGGTCCGGCCTGCCGGTGGCTCTGAGCGAGGCCGTGCTGACACAGCTGCGTGACCGGCTCCAGGCCCAGGGCGTCATGCCTGAGCTGCCGCACGGATGGGTCGCCGAGTCCGCCACCCTCACCGCTCACGGCACGAGCTATGCGGGGGACTTCTTCCTGGCCGAGGTGGCCGACGGGCGTCACCTGGAGATGGTCCTGGTCGATGTCTGCGGCAAGGGAATGTCGGTGGGACCGCAGGCACTGCAGTTCTCCGGCGCCCTGGGCGGACTCCTGGGAGTCATGCCGCCGGCGGACCTGATGCGGGCCGCCAACACGTTCCTGATCCGGCAGAATGCCGAGGAGTCGTTCGCGACCGCGGTGCACCTCCTGATCGACCTGCAGAGCGGCACCTACGCGATCACCAGCGCCGGCCACCCGCCTGCGCTGCACTGGCGCCGAAACCCCGGCGGCTGGTTCGTCGACAACGCACGCGGCATGGCGCTCGGAGTCATCGACGACGTGGACCACGAGCCCAGCTGGGGACAGATCGCCCCGGGCGAGGCCTTGATGTTCTACACCGACGGGGTCGTGGAGAAGCGTGACGCCGATCTCGACGTCGGTATCGAGTGGCTGCGGCAGACCGCCATGCTCGCGGTGGACTCCCACGGCTTCCCGGGCCTGCCGCGCCGCATCCTCCGCAAGGTGCGTGGCGGCAACGACGACCGCGCGGTGCTGGTGCTGAGGCGCCTCGAGAACTGA
- a CDS encoding alpha/beta hydrolase has translation MTPTRTDVLGEPYTSETIVLPPDDEGPVVATLVRLPATGTPARGAVLHVHGFADYFFHTEYAEWWAARGYDFYALDLRKYGRSLLAHQTPNFVTDLREYFAELDLAWWRVTERDEHDSVVLSGHSTGGLTVALWANERRPSSLTATVLNSPWFDLKGPAWLRGSAARVTLARVGSRAPKRVIPRTVSGFYGRSLHHQLEGEWDYDLTWKPVDSRPIRVGWLSAIRRGHAELHAGLDLDGPILVLSSSRSHEPTEMSEEVYSTDIVLDVEHIRRWASSVGAHVTSIAIDGAMHDVVLSRPAVRAEAYERIDGWLRAWVETEATTESTPPDASREQHDEGDGAHHHDHRP, from the coding sequence ATGACGCCGACTAGGACCGACGTGCTGGGTGAGCCCTACACGTCGGAGACGATCGTGCTTCCCCCCGACGACGAGGGTCCGGTCGTGGCGACCCTGGTCAGGCTCCCCGCCACCGGAACGCCCGCCCGCGGCGCCGTGCTCCACGTGCACGGCTTCGCCGACTACTTCTTCCACACCGAGTACGCCGAGTGGTGGGCCGCCCGCGGGTACGACTTCTACGCCCTCGACCTTCGCAAGTACGGCCGGTCCCTGCTCGCGCACCAGACGCCGAACTTCGTGACCGACCTGCGTGAGTACTTCGCCGAGCTGGACCTGGCGTGGTGGCGGGTCACCGAGCGCGACGAGCACGACTCCGTGGTGCTGTCAGGACACTCGACCGGAGGGCTGACCGTCGCGCTCTGGGCGAACGAGCGGCGACCCTCCAGCTTGACCGCTACCGTGCTCAACTCGCCCTGGTTCGACCTCAAGGGGCCGGCGTGGCTCCGTGGCTCGGCCGCGCGGGTGACTCTGGCGCGCGTCGGATCCCGCGCGCCGAAGCGGGTGATCCCACGTACGGTGAGCGGCTTCTACGGTCGTTCGCTCCACCATCAGCTCGAGGGCGAGTGGGACTACGACCTGACCTGGAAGCCCGTCGACTCCCGGCCCATCCGGGTGGGCTGGCTCAGCGCCATCCGCCGGGGTCACGCCGAGCTGCACGCCGGCCTGGACCTCGACGGGCCGATCCTGGTGCTGTCCTCGAGTCGCAGCCACGAGCCCACCGAGATGTCGGAGGAGGTCTACTCCACCGACATCGTCCTCGACGTCGAGCACATCCGACGCTGGGCTTCCTCGGTGGGAGCGCACGTCACCTCGATCGCCATCGATGGGGCCATGCACGACGTCGTGCTGTCCCGCCCGGCGGTGAGAGCCGAAGCCTATGAGCGGATCGACGGCTGGCTTCGGGCCTGGGTCGAGACCGAGGCCACGACGGAGTCGACCCCACCTGACGCGTCACGCGAGCAGCACGACGAGGGCGACGGCGCCCACCATCACGATCACCGTCCGTAG
- a CDS encoding sulfite exporter TauE/SafE family protein, with the protein MSLLEAGLVVLAGIAAGTINTVVGSGTLITFPTLLAFGVPPVTANVSNAIGLVPGSVSGAVGYRRELGGQRARVLRLASGTFLGALAGAVLLLVLPASAFEAIVPALILLGLVLVVCQPRLSAWVAARHAHLGGVPENGAPWVWPAVLLVGVYCGYFGAAQGVLMMAVLGIGVDDTLQRLNGVKNVLAALGNGVAGLVFVLAAFDTVDWTVVALIAAGSVIGGQLGAGVGRRLPPWLLRTVIVMVGAVALVVLLA; encoded by the coding sequence GTGAGCCTGCTCGAGGCCGGCCTGGTCGTCCTGGCGGGCATCGCAGCCGGCACCATCAACACCGTCGTGGGGTCGGGGACGCTCATCACGTTCCCGACCCTCCTCGCGTTCGGCGTGCCGCCGGTGACGGCCAACGTCTCCAACGCGATCGGTCTCGTGCCGGGATCGGTCTCCGGGGCCGTGGGCTACCGGCGCGAGCTGGGGGGCCAACGCGCGCGCGTCCTCCGCCTGGCGAGCGGCACGTTCCTGGGAGCGCTGGCAGGTGCGGTGCTCCTCCTGGTGCTGCCGGCGAGTGCGTTCGAGGCGATCGTGCCGGCGCTGATCCTGCTGGGCCTGGTCCTGGTGGTCTGTCAGCCCCGGCTCTCGGCCTGGGTGGCCGCGCGGCACGCCCACCTCGGCGGCGTGCCCGAGAACGGCGCCCCCTGGGTGTGGCCGGCTGTGCTTCTGGTCGGCGTCTACTGCGGCTACTTCGGTGCCGCCCAGGGTGTGCTGATGATGGCCGTCCTCGGGATCGGTGTGGACGACACGCTCCAGCGGCTCAACGGGGTGAAGAACGTGCTCGCTGCCCTCGGCAACGGGGTGGCGGGGCTGGTGTTCGTGCTGGCCGCCTTCGACACCGTCGACTGGACCGTCGTGGCCCTCATCGCCGCAGGTTCGGTCATCGGTGGGCAGCTGGGCGCGGGAGTCGGCCGCCGACTGCCTCCCTGGCTGCTACGGACGGTGATCGTGATGGTGGGCGCCGTCGCCCTCGTCGTGCTGCTCGCGTGA
- a CDS encoding SPFH domain-containing protein has product MTPLVLLALFALFIVVLLSKTVRIVPQARAGIVERFGKYKTSLPAGLNILVPFIDKVRYMIDLREQVVSFPPQPVITEDNLVVSIDTVIYFQVTDPVAATYEIANYIQAVEQLTMTTLRNIVGGMDLEETLTSRDAINSRLRGVLDEATGKWGIRVNRVELKGIDPPPSIKDSMEKQMRADRDKRAAILTAEGQRQSAILTAEGAKQSAILNAEGDRESQILRAQAEREAQILRAQGEGQAIQTVFQAIHDGQPDQSLLAYQYLQMMPKIAEGDANKVWVIPSEITKALEGLGSSIHEVAGIPRDATPRTRVDMGSTEPLLPASQDPELASTSKAVEDAIAEARNAANPGKSIPGEAGTADSGTADPGISDPGAPTGQ; this is encoded by the coding sequence ATGACACCGCTCGTCCTGCTGGCGCTCTTCGCGCTGTTCATCGTCGTCCTGCTGTCCAAGACGGTGCGCATCGTGCCGCAGGCCCGTGCCGGCATCGTGGAGCGCTTCGGGAAGTACAAGACCTCGCTGCCCGCCGGCCTCAACATCCTGGTGCCCTTCATCGACAAGGTGCGCTACATGATCGACCTGCGCGAGCAGGTCGTGAGCTTCCCCCCACAGCCGGTCATCACCGAGGACAACCTCGTCGTCTCGATCGACACGGTCATCTACTTCCAGGTCACCGACCCCGTCGCCGCGACCTACGAGATCGCCAACTACATCCAGGCCGTCGAGCAGCTGACGATGACGACGCTGCGCAACATCGTCGGTGGCATGGACCTCGAGGAGACGCTGACCAGCCGCGACGCGATCAACAGCCGGCTGCGGGGCGTCCTCGACGAGGCGACCGGCAAGTGGGGGATCCGCGTCAACCGTGTCGAGCTGAAGGGCATCGACCCGCCCCCCTCCATCAAGGACTCGATGGAGAAGCAGATGCGTGCCGACCGCGACAAGCGTGCGGCGATCCTGACGGCCGAGGGCCAGCGCCAGTCGGCCATCCTGACCGCTGAGGGGGCCAAGCAGTCCGCCATCCTCAACGCCGAGGGTGACCGCGAGTCGCAGATCCTGCGCGCACAGGCCGAGCGCGAGGCACAGATCCTGCGCGCCCAGGGTGAGGGGCAGGCCATCCAGACCGTCTTCCAGGCGATCCACGACGGCCAGCCCGATCAGTCGCTGCTCGCCTACCAGTACCTCCAGATGATGCCCAAGATCGCCGAGGGCGACGCCAACAAGGTGTGGGTCATCCCTTCCGAGATCACCAAGGCCCTCGAGGGCCTGGGCTCCTCGATCCACGAGGTCGCCGGAATCCCGCGGGACGCCACTCCGCGCACCCGTGTGGACATGGGCAGCACGGAACCGCTGCTCCCCGCCTCGCAGGACCCCGAGCTCGCCTCGACCTCCAAGGCCGTGGAGGACGCCATCGCCGAGGCGCGCAACGCCGCCAACCCGGGCAAGTCGATCCCGGGTGAAGCTGGCACTGCAGACTCGGGCACTGCTGACCCGGGCATCTCCGACCCGGGGGCCCCCACCGGGCAGTGA
- a CDS encoding NfeD family protein, with amino-acid sequence MDWIGDHLWEAWLGLAIVLGVAEMFSLDLILIMLAAGAVVGMLAALLGLPLIAQALLALGASVAMIALVRPAFAKRLHGGPELALGHGKLVGTQALVTEDISALTTGRIKAAGETWSALPYDETLTITAGETVEILQIKGATAYVHPVARLEP; translated from the coding sequence ATGGACTGGATCGGGGACCACCTCTGGGAGGCGTGGCTGGGGCTCGCCATCGTGCTCGGCGTCGCCGAGATGTTCAGCCTCGACCTGATCCTGATCATGCTCGCCGCGGGCGCAGTGGTGGGCATGCTCGCCGCTCTGCTGGGGCTTCCGCTCATCGCCCAGGCGCTGCTGGCCCTGGGTGCCTCCGTGGCGATGATCGCCCTCGTCCGTCCCGCGTTCGCCAAGCGCCTCCACGGAGGTCCCGAGCTCGCGCTCGGGCACGGAAAGCTCGTCGGCACCCAGGCGCTCGTCACCGAGGACATCTCCGCGCTCACCACGGGCCGCATCAAGGCCGCGGGCGAGACCTGGTCGGCCCTGCCCTACGACGAGACGTTGACGATCACGGCCGGCGAGACGGTCGAGATCCTCCAGATCAAGGGCGCGACCGCCTACGTCCACCCGGTCGCCCGACTCGAGCCCTAG
- a CDS encoding ABC transporter ATP-binding protein produces MSAVIEFAGVTVRRGRSVLLDEIDWEVEEDERWVVLGPNGAGKTTLLQVAGAQLHPSAGVAGILGDVLGTTDVFDLRPRIGLTSAALADRIPRDELVRDVVVSASYGVLGRWREHYDELDHDRAAGLLAEVGATSLADRTFGTLSEGERKRVQIARALMTDPEMLLLDEPAAGLDLGGREDLVATLSVLALDPDSPATVLVSHHVEEIPPGFTHALLLRAGVVVDSGPLDEVITEASLSSTFGMPLTLTRSEGRFAARRRATHRAL; encoded by the coding sequence ATGTCCGCCGTCATCGAGTTCGCCGGTGTCACGGTGCGTCGCGGCCGGTCGGTCCTGCTCGACGAGATCGACTGGGAGGTCGAGGAGGACGAGCGCTGGGTCGTGCTGGGTCCCAACGGAGCGGGCAAGACCACGCTCCTCCAGGTCGCCGGTGCGCAGCTCCACCCGAGCGCAGGGGTGGCGGGCATCCTGGGGGACGTCCTCGGCACGACCGACGTCTTCGACCTCAGACCCCGCATCGGGCTCACCAGCGCGGCCCTCGCCGATCGCATCCCACGTGACGAGCTGGTGCGCGACGTCGTCGTGTCCGCCTCCTACGGCGTCCTGGGGCGGTGGCGCGAGCACTACGACGAGCTCGACCACGACCGTGCCGCAGGGTTGCTCGCCGAGGTCGGCGCGACCTCGCTGGCCGACCGCACCTTCGGCACCCTGAGCGAGGGGGAGCGCAAGCGCGTGCAGATCGCGCGAGCGCTGATGACGGACCCCGAGATGCTGCTCCTCGACGAGCCTGCGGCCGGTCTCGACCTCGGTGGCCGCGAGGACCTCGTGGCCACCCTCTCGGTGCTCGCCCTCGACCCCGACTCACCGGCGACGGTCCTCGTGTCGCACCACGTGGAGGAGATCCCGCCGGGGTTCACCCATGCGCTGCTGCTGCGCGCAGGAGTGGTCGTCGACTCCGGGCCCCTCGACGAGGTGATCACCGAGGCGTCGCTCTCGTCGACGTTCGGGATGCCGCTGACGCTGACCCGGTCCGAGGGCCGCTTCGCCGCCCGGAGACGGGCGACCCACCGCGCCCTGTGA
- a CDS encoding protein-L-isoaspartate O-methyltransferase family protein — MDTTDRVAEAMAAHPRAGFLRRAERRRAGYDGPLAIGHGQTSSQPRTVADMLRLLDVQPGHHVLDVGSGSGWTTALLAHLVGRSGSVLGLELEPDLVRFGADNLARTRQPWARIEAATPGEYGDPGRAPYDRILVSAMATDLPASLVDQLADHGVMVIPVDGVMLRVVDPGPVVTEHGYYRFVPLR, encoded by the coding sequence ATGGACACCACGGATCGTGTGGCGGAGGCCATGGCGGCGCACCCCCGAGCGGGGTTCCTGCGCCGCGCCGAACGCCGGAGGGCGGGCTACGACGGACCCCTTGCGATCGGTCACGGGCAGACCAGCTCGCAGCCCCGGACGGTGGCCGACATGCTGCGCCTGCTCGACGTCCAGCCAGGTCACCACGTGCTCGATGTCGGCTCGGGGTCCGGTTGGACCACTGCGCTCCTGGCGCACCTGGTCGGTCGGTCCGGCTCCGTGCTCGGGCTCGAGCTCGAGCCGGACCTCGTGAGGTTCGGCGCCGACAACCTCGCGAGGACGCGGCAACCCTGGGCGCGCATCGAGGCCGCGACACCGGGGGAGTACGGCGACCCGGGCCGGGCGCCGTACGACCGCATCCTCGTCTCGGCCATGGCCACCGACCTCCCCGCCTCGCTGGTGGACCAGCTCGCCGACCACGGGGTGATGGTGATACCCGTCGACGGCGTCATGCTGCGGGTGGTGGATCCGGGTCCCGTCGTGACGGAGCACGGGTACTACCGGTTCGTGCCGTTGCGCTGA
- the serB gene encoding phosphoserine phosphatase SerB — MDEQPKTLLVTLTGKDRPGVTSAMFAVFASAGVEVLDIEQIVLRRRLVLGILVTAPRDWKRLREAVERTAAELGMSVEVERGAGDNRSRTGDRSHITLLGSPLKATAVSAIAGRIADCGANIDRIERMARYPVTALELSVSGADADVLRPLLAAEAAIQGIDLAVQRESLHRRGVRLIVMDVDSTLIQGEVIEMLAAHAGCEGEVARVTEAAMRGELDFEQSLRQRVALLKGVPATALDEVYDAIMLAPGARTMVRTLRRLGYRFAIVSGGFTQITDRLAAELGIHFARANELEIVDGRLTGQIVGKVIDRAGKAEALREFAAEVGVPIEAVIAVGDGANDLDMLNAAGLGIAYNAKPLVRDAADTAVNVPYLDTILYLLGISREEIEAADAEAGFVTPAPPV; from the coding sequence ATGGACGAGCAGCCCAAGACCCTGCTGGTGACCCTGACCGGCAAGGACCGGCCCGGCGTCACCTCCGCCATGTTCGCCGTCTTCGCCTCGGCCGGTGTCGAGGTGCTCGACATCGAGCAGATCGTCCTGCGACGCCGCCTGGTCCTGGGGATCCTGGTCACCGCGCCGCGCGACTGGAAGCGGCTGCGCGAGGCGGTGGAGCGCACCGCGGCCGAGCTGGGGATGAGCGTCGAGGTCGAGCGCGGCGCCGGCGACAACCGCAGCCGCACCGGGGATCGCTCCCACATCACCCTGCTCGGAAGTCCACTCAAGGCCACGGCCGTCTCGGCGATCGCCGGTCGCATCGCCGACTGCGGCGCCAACATCGACCGGATCGAGCGGATGGCTCGCTATCCGGTGACCGCGCTCGAGCTCAGCGTCTCCGGCGCCGACGCCGACGTGCTCCGCCCCCTGCTCGCGGCAGAGGCGGCCATCCAGGGCATCGACCTGGCGGTGCAACGCGAGTCGCTCCACCGCCGCGGCGTCCGCCTGATCGTGATGGACGTCGACTCCACCCTCATCCAGGGCGAGGTGATCGAGATGCTGGCCGCCCACGCCGGCTGCGAGGGCGAGGTCGCCCGTGTCACCGAGGCCGCCATGCGAGGCGAGCTGGACTTCGAGCAGTCGCTGCGGCAGCGCGTCGCCCTGCTGAAGGGCGTGCCTGCCACCGCCCTCGACGAGGTCTACGACGCCATCATGCTCGCTCCCGGCGCCCGCACGATGGTGCGGACCCTGCGTCGGCTCGGCTACCGCTTCGCCATCGTGTCGGGAGGCTTCACCCAGATCACAGACCGGCTCGCCGCCGAGCTCGGAATCCACTTCGCCCGAGCCAACGAGCTCGAGATCGTCGACGGCCGGCTCACCGGCCAGATCGTCGGCAAGGTCATCGACCGGGCGGGCAAGGCCGAGGCCCTGCGCGAGTTCGCTGCCGAGGTGGGCGTGCCGATCGAGGCCGTCATCGCCGTCGGTGACGGCGCCAACGACCTGGACATGCTCAACGCCGCCGGCCTGGGCATCGCCTACAACGCCAAGCCGCTCGTGCGTGACGCCGCGGACACCGCCGTCAACGTGCCTTACCTCGACACGATCCTCTACCTGCTCGGGATCAGCCGCGAGGAGATCGAGGCCGCCGACGCGGAAGCCGGTTTCGTCACCCCCGCTCCCCCGGTCTGA